A window of Streptomyces sp. DG1A-41 contains these coding sequences:
- a CDS encoding substrate-binding domain-containing protein, whose amino-acid sequence MTEITSRRGLLFGAAAVSAGALLTGCTSNEPSDSKDEPAGNDQPAADDKPGKQVTIGFAGPQADHGWLNAINDNAKSRAEKYSDVTLEITEGSNDTAQQIGQIETLINKKVDVLVVLPADGKALTQVGLKAMRAGIPVVNLDRIFDTPQAYRCWIGGDNYGMGLNAGHYIGEKLKGKSNARVIELAGLDNLELTKQRTQGFDDALKNYPNIRKVARQAAEFTVESGQAKMAQLLQAQSEFDALWNHDDDQGVGALRAIEQAGRDDFLMVGGAGALSAFQAIKQDDGVLKATVLYPPTMAASAIDLARALGQGKGIGGMAEFEIPASITLYSAVVDKTNVDQYMPTGFR is encoded by the coding sequence ATGACAGAGATCACGAGCCGCAGAGGACTGCTCTTCGGGGCCGCCGCCGTCTCCGCCGGTGCCCTCCTCACGGGCTGTACGAGCAACGAACCCTCCGACTCCAAGGACGAGCCGGCCGGGAACGACCAGCCCGCCGCCGACGACAAGCCCGGCAAGCAGGTCACCATCGGCTTCGCCGGACCCCAGGCCGACCACGGCTGGCTCAACGCCATCAACGACAACGCCAAGAGCCGCGCCGAGAAGTACTCCGACGTCACCCTGGAGATCACCGAGGGCTCCAACGACACCGCCCAGCAGATCGGCCAGATCGAGACCCTCATCAACAAGAAGGTCGACGTGCTGGTGGTGCTGCCCGCCGACGGCAAGGCCCTCACCCAGGTCGGACTGAAGGCGATGCGCGCGGGCATCCCGGTCGTGAACCTCGACCGGATCTTCGACACCCCGCAGGCCTACCGCTGCTGGATCGGCGGCGACAACTACGGCATGGGCCTCAATGCCGGGCACTACATCGGCGAGAAGCTCAAGGGCAAGTCGAACGCCCGCGTCATCGAACTGGCCGGCCTGGACAACCTGGAACTGACCAAGCAGCGCACCCAGGGCTTCGACGACGCCCTGAAGAACTACCCCAACATCAGGAAGGTCGCCCGGCAGGCCGCCGAGTTCACGGTCGAGTCCGGGCAGGCCAAGATGGCCCAACTGCTCCAGGCGCAGTCCGAGTTCGACGCATTGTGGAACCACGACGACGACCAGGGCGTGGGCGCACTGCGCGCCATCGAGCAGGCCGGGCGCGACGACTTCCTGATGGTCGGCGGCGCCGGCGCGCTCTCCGCCTTCCAGGCCATCAAGCAGGACGACGGCGTGCTGAAGGCGACCGTGCTCTACCCGCCGACCATGGCCGCCTCGGCGATCGACCTCGCCCGCGCCCTCGGCCAGGGCAAGGGCATCGGCGGCATGGCCGAGTTCGAGATCCCGGCGTCCATCACGCTCTACTCGGCCGTCGTCGACAAGACCAACGTCGACCAGTACATGCCCACCGGCTTCCGGTGA
- a CDS encoding Gfo/Idh/MocA family oxidoreductase, translating into MGQPQQQSDGTEAGKPPLRVGMVGYAFMGAAHSQGWRTAGRVFDLPLNPVQAVICGRDAAAVRAAADRHGWASTETDWRALVERDDVDLVDICTPGDSHAEIALAALAAGKHVLCEKPLANTVEEATSMVTAAEEAYERGQVAMVGFNYRRVPATALARRMVAEGRLGALRHVRVTYLQDWLVDPRFPLTWRLRKEQAGSGSLGDLGAHIIDLAQYLVGERLAGVSALTETFVRQRPLPTGATSGLSAVSSTGTGEVTVDDAALFTARFPSGALASFEATRYATGRKNALRIELNGERGSLAFDLERLNELSFHDGTEPGAEAGFRRILVTEPDHPYLDAWWPPGHGLGYEHTFVHQARDLVHAIAEGRRPEPSFADGLQVQRVLAAVEESAEKNSVYTPIAV; encoded by the coding sequence ATGGGACAGCCGCAGCAGCAGTCAGATGGGACCGAGGCAGGCAAGCCACCCCTGCGCGTGGGGATGGTGGGCTACGCCTTCATGGGCGCCGCCCACTCCCAGGGCTGGCGCACCGCGGGCCGTGTCTTCGACCTGCCGCTGAACCCCGTGCAGGCCGTGATCTGCGGCCGGGACGCCGCCGCCGTGAGGGCGGCGGCCGACCGCCACGGCTGGGCATCCACCGAGACCGACTGGCGCGCCCTCGTCGAACGCGACGACGTCGACCTGGTCGACATCTGCACCCCCGGCGACAGCCACGCCGAGATCGCGCTGGCCGCCCTCGCTGCCGGCAAGCACGTCCTGTGCGAGAAGCCCCTCGCCAACACCGTCGAGGAAGCCACCTCGATGGTCACGGCCGCCGAAGAGGCCTACGAACGCGGCCAGGTGGCGATGGTCGGCTTCAACTACCGCCGGGTGCCGGCCACCGCCCTGGCCCGCCGGATGGTCGCCGAGGGCCGCCTGGGCGCACTACGGCACGTGCGCGTGACGTACCTCCAGGACTGGCTGGTCGACCCGCGGTTCCCGCTGACCTGGCGGCTGCGCAAGGAGCAGGCCGGCTCGGGCTCGCTCGGCGACCTGGGCGCGCACATCATCGACCTCGCGCAGTACCTCGTCGGGGAGCGGCTGGCGGGCGTCTCCGCGCTGACGGAGACCTTCGTACGTCAGCGGCCCCTGCCCACCGGCGCCACGAGCGGCCTGTCCGCCGTCTCGTCCACCGGCACGGGGGAGGTCACCGTGGACGACGCCGCCCTGTTCACGGCCCGCTTCCCCTCGGGTGCCCTCGCCTCCTTCGAGGCCACCCGCTACGCCACCGGCCGCAAGAACGCCCTGCGCATCGAACTCAACGGGGAGCGCGGTTCGCTCGCCTTCGACCTGGAGCGGCTCAACGAGCTGTCCTTCCACGACGGCACCGAACCCGGCGCGGAGGCGGGCTTCCGCCGCATCCTCGTCACCGAACCCGACCACCCCTACCTGGACGCCTGGTGGCCTCCGGGCCACGGCCTCGGCTACGAGCACACCTTCGTCCACCAGGCCCGCGACCTGGTCCACGCCATCGCAGAGGGCCGCCGCCCCGAACCCTCCTTCGCCGACGGGCTCCAGGTGCAGCGCGTGCTCGCGGCCGTGGAGGAGAGCGCCGAGAAGAACTCCGTCTACACGCCGATCGCGGTCTGA
- a CDS encoding sugar phosphate isomerase/epimerase family protein, which yields MPRTFTLFTGQWADLPLEEVCRLARDFGYDGLELACWGDHFEVDKALADPSYLDGRRALLDKYGLKCWAISNHLVGQAVCDAIIDERHRAILPGEVWGDGAPEGVRQRAADRMKDTARAAAAFGVDTVIGFTGSAIWHLVAMFPPAPDAMIERGYQDFADRWNPILDVFDAEDVRFAHEVHPSEIAYDYWTTQRALEAVGRRPAFGLNFDPSHFVWQDLDPVGFLWDFRDRIYHVDCKEARKRLDGRNGRLGSHLPWGDPRRGWDFVSAGHGDVPWEDVFRMLRSIDYQGPISVEWEDAGMDRLRGAPEALTRLKAYDFEPPSASFDAAFGN from the coding sequence ATGCCGCGCACGTTCACGCTGTTCACCGGTCAGTGGGCCGACCTGCCCCTGGAGGAGGTCTGCCGGCTCGCCCGCGACTTCGGCTACGACGGGCTCGAACTCGCCTGCTGGGGCGACCACTTCGAAGTCGACAAAGCCCTCGCCGATCCGTCGTACCTGGACGGCCGCCGGGCTCTCCTCGACAAGTACGGCCTCAAGTGCTGGGCCATCTCCAACCACCTGGTCGGCCAGGCCGTCTGCGACGCCATCATCGACGAACGCCACCGGGCGATCCTGCCGGGAGAGGTGTGGGGTGACGGAGCCCCGGAAGGGGTCCGGCAGCGGGCCGCGGACCGCATGAAGGACACCGCGCGTGCCGCGGCCGCCTTCGGCGTCGACACCGTCATCGGCTTCACCGGCTCCGCCATCTGGCACCTGGTCGCCATGTTCCCGCCAGCCCCCGACGCGATGATCGAGCGCGGATACCAGGACTTCGCCGACCGCTGGAACCCGATCCTGGACGTCTTCGACGCGGAGGACGTGCGGTTCGCGCACGAGGTCCACCCCAGCGAGATCGCCTACGACTACTGGACCACGCAGAGGGCTCTCGAGGCCGTCGGCCGGCGCCCCGCCTTCGGCCTCAACTTCGACCCGAGCCACTTCGTGTGGCAGGACCTCGACCCGGTCGGCTTCCTCTGGGACTTCCGCGACCGCATCTACCACGTCGACTGCAAGGAGGCCCGCAAGCGCCTCGACGGACGCAACGGCCGGCTCGGCTCCCACCTGCCCTGGGGCGACCCCCGGCGCGGCTGGGACTTCGTCTCCGCCGGGCACGGCGACGTCCCCTGGGAGGACGTCTTCCGGATGCTGCGCTCCATCGACTACCAGGGCCCGATCTCGGTCGAGTGGGAGGACGCCGGAATGGACCGGCTCCGGGGGGCGCCCGAGGCGCTGACCCGCCTCAAGGCCTACGACTTCGAGCCGCCGTCGGCCTCTTTCGACGCGGCGTTCGGCAACTGA
- a CDS encoding PQQ-dependent sugar dehydrogenase gives MHANHTATTRRTEPHRRRLRRAVALFSGALLAGTSLTLTAPQAAAATAAEDFQQVTLAKGEAEVGEPMSLAVLPDRSVLHTSRDGELRLTDAAGNTKLAGKLDVYSHDEEGLQGIGVDPGFTENRFIYLYYAPPLSTPEGDAPVTGTAADFAPFDGVNRLSRFVLKTDGTLDTASEKKILDVPASRGLCCHVGGDIDFDAAGNLYLSTGDDTNPFQSDGFTPIDERANRNPAFDAQRSSGNTNDLRGKILRIKVNADGSYTVPEGNLFAPGTARTRPEIYAMGFRNPFRFSVDKKTGILYVGDYGPDAGAADPARGPAGQVEFARVTGPGNFGWPYCTGDNDAYVDYDFATGASGAAFDCSAPKNTSPNNTGLTDLPPAQPAWIPYDGGSVPEFGTGSESPMGGPVYHYDPQLDSPVKFPEAYDGDFFATEFGRRWIKRITSDADGTVRSINDVPWTGTQVMDSAFGPDGALYVLDYGLSWFGGDEHSALYRIENATDGHSPVAQAAASRTSGQAPLRVSFSSAGTSDQDGDALTYSWDFGDGGTSTAANPAHRYKKNGTYTATLTVKDPTGRTGNASVQIIVGNTAPTVVLETPKDGQLFSFGDAIPFKVKVTDQEDRTIDCSRVKVTFILGHDTHGHPLTSANGCTGTIRTSADGGHDEDANIFGVLDAEYTDNGGGGQAALTTHDQNVTQPKHRQAEHYGKASGVTVITKDTAHGGRTVGDIDNGDWISFTPYVLNNAKKITARISSGGAGGTLEVRAGSAKGALLGKAIVPVTGGWETFQDVQANLSRAPRGTTTLYLVFKGSGSGALYDIDDFTFTTG, from the coding sequence GTGCACGCGAACCACACCGCCACAACCCGCAGAACCGAACCTCACAGACGACGCCTGCGCCGAGCGGTCGCGCTGTTCAGCGGCGCGCTGCTGGCGGGCACCTCCCTCACGCTGACCGCACCGCAGGCCGCCGCGGCCACCGCGGCCGAGGACTTCCAGCAGGTCACCCTCGCCAAGGGCGAGGCGGAGGTCGGCGAGCCCATGTCGCTCGCCGTCCTCCCGGACCGCTCGGTCCTGCACACCTCCCGCGACGGCGAACTCCGCCTCACCGACGCGGCCGGCAACACGAAACTCGCGGGCAAGCTCGACGTCTACTCCCACGACGAGGAGGGCCTCCAGGGCATCGGCGTCGACCCCGGCTTCACAGAGAACCGTTTCATCTACCTGTACTACGCGCCCCCGCTGAGCACCCCCGAGGGCGACGCCCCCGTGACCGGCACCGCCGCCGACTTCGCGCCCTTCGACGGCGTCAACCGGCTCTCCCGGTTCGTCCTGAAGACCGACGGCACCCTCGACACCGCCAGCGAGAAGAAGATCCTCGACGTCCCGGCCTCCCGTGGCCTGTGCTGCCACGTCGGCGGGGACATCGACTTCGACGCGGCCGGCAACCTGTACCTGTCGACGGGTGACGACACCAACCCGTTCCAGTCGGACGGCTTCACCCCGATCGACGAGCGCGCGAACCGCAACCCGGCCTTCGACGCCCAGCGTTCCTCCGGCAACACCAACGACCTGCGCGGCAAGATCCTGCGCATCAAGGTGAACGCCGACGGCTCGTACACCGTCCCCGAGGGCAACCTCTTCGCCCCCGGCACGGCCAGGACCCGCCCCGAGATCTACGCGATGGGCTTTCGCAACCCGTTCCGCTTCAGCGTCGACAAGAAGACCGGCATCCTCTACGTCGGTGACTACGGCCCCGACGCCGGTGCCGCCGACCCCGCGCGCGGCCCGGCCGGCCAGGTCGAGTTCGCCCGCGTCACCGGGCCCGGCAACTTCGGCTGGCCCTACTGCACCGGTGACAACGACGCCTACGTGGACTACGACTTCGCGACGGGCGCGTCGGGAGCGGCCTTCGACTGCTCGGCCCCGAAGAACACCTCCCCGAACAACACCGGCCTGACCGACCTGCCCCCGGCCCAGCCCGCCTGGATCCCGTACGACGGCGGATCCGTGCCCGAGTTCGGCACCGGCTCCGAGTCCCCGATGGGCGGCCCGGTCTACCACTACGACCCTCAGCTCGACTCGCCGGTGAAGTTCCCCGAGGCGTACGACGGCGACTTCTTCGCCACGGAGTTCGGCCGCCGCTGGATCAAGCGCATCACCAGCGACGCCGACGGCACCGTACGGTCGATCAACGACGTGCCCTGGACCGGCACCCAGGTGATGGACTCGGCCTTCGGGCCCGACGGGGCCCTGTACGTCCTCGACTACGGCCTGTCGTGGTTCGGCGGTGACGAGCACTCCGCCCTCTACCGCATCGAGAACGCCACCGACGGCCACTCGCCCGTCGCCCAGGCAGCGGCGAGCCGGACCTCCGGTCAGGCACCGCTGCGCGTCAGCTTCTCCTCCGCGGGCACGAGTGACCAGGACGGCGATGCCCTCACCTACAGCTGGGACTTCGGCGACGGCGGCACGTCCACCGCGGCCAACCCCGCCCACCGCTACAAGAAGAACGGCACCTACACCGCGACGCTGACCGTCAAGGACCCGACCGGCCGCACCGGCAACGCGAGCGTGCAGATCATCGTCGGCAACACCGCGCCGACCGTGGTCCTGGAGACGCCGAAGGACGGACAGCTGTTCAGCTTCGGCGACGCCATACCGTTCAAGGTGAAGGTCACCGACCAGGAGGACCGGACCATCGACTGCTCCAGGGTCAAGGTCACCTTCATCCTCGGCCACGACACCCACGGCCACCCCCTGACCTCGGCCAACGGCTGCACCGGCACCATCCGGACCAGCGCCGACGGCGGCCACGACGAGGACGCCAACATCTTCGGGGTCCTCGACGCCGAGTACACCGACAACGGAGGCGGCGGCCAGGCCGCGCTGACCACGCACGACCAGAACGTCACCCAGCCCAAGCACCGCCAGGCCGAGCACTACGGCAAGGCCTCCGGCGTCACGGTCATCACCAAGGACACCGCGCACGGCGGCCGGACCGTCGGCGACATCGACAACGGCGACTGGATCTCCTTCACGCCGTACGTCCTGAACAACGCCAAGAAGATCACCGCCCGCATCTCCTCCGGCGGCGCCGGCGGCACCCTCGAAGTCCGCGCGGGCTCCGCCAAGGGCGCCCTGCTCGGCAAGGCGATCGTGCCGGTGACCGGCGGCTGGGAGACCTTCCAGGACGTCCAGGCGAACCTGTCCCGCGCGCCCAGGGGCACCACCACGCTCTACCTCGTCTTCAAGGGCAGCGGCTCCGGCGCCCTGTACGACATCGACGACTTCACGTTCACGACGGGCTGA
- a CDS encoding ThuA domain-containing protein, translating to MRSTSRYATGVVGAALLLGCVSGPASSQDDAEDKRVLVFSKTAGFRHDSIPEGIATVRQLGEQGGFTVDTTENAGAFTSSNLRRYDAVVFLSTTGDVLDARQQRAFEGYIRGGGAYVGVHAAADTEYDWAFYGGLAGAYFQSHPAIQPATVHVEDHAHPATSGLERAWNRTDEWYNYRFNPRERAHVLASLDESSYTGGTMQGDHPIAWCQNYQGGRSFYTGGGHTKESFAEPAFRTHLLGGIRWAIGDAEADCRPESGYRPLFDGTPASLDDWRQAGPGSFTLSDDGTLTSSGGMGMLWYATSGFSSYSLKLDWKMAGDDNSGVFVGFPPSDDPWSAVNNGYEIQIDATDAADRTTGAVYGFKSADLNKRDRALNPPGEWNTYEIRVEGERLRVWLNGVQINDFRNTDPARSLVDGHIGIQNHGAEDKVSFRDIRIKELPAKVSQGD from the coding sequence ATGCGATCGACCAGCAGATACGCGACGGGAGTCGTGGGCGCGGCCTTGCTCCTGGGGTGCGTCTCGGGCCCGGCCTCGTCCCAGGACGACGCCGAGGACAAGCGGGTCCTGGTCTTCTCCAAGACCGCCGGCTTCCGGCACGACTCCATCCCCGAGGGCATCGCGACGGTGCGGCAACTCGGCGAGCAGGGCGGCTTCACGGTCGACACGACCGAGAACGCGGGCGCCTTCACCTCGTCCAACCTGCGGCGCTACGACGCGGTCGTGTTCCTTTCGACGACGGGTGACGTCCTGGACGCCAGGCAACAGCGCGCCTTCGAGGGCTACATCCGCGGGGGCGGCGCCTACGTCGGCGTCCACGCCGCCGCCGACACCGAGTACGACTGGGCGTTCTACGGCGGCCTCGCCGGCGCCTACTTCCAGTCGCACCCGGCGATCCAGCCCGCGACGGTGCACGTCGAGGACCACGCCCACCCGGCGACCTCCGGACTGGAACGGGCGTGGAACCGCACCGACGAGTGGTACAACTACCGCTTCAATCCGCGGGAGAGGGCCCACGTCCTCGCCTCCCTCGACGAGTCGTCGTACACCGGCGGCACCATGCAGGGCGACCACCCGATCGCCTGGTGCCAGAACTACCAGGGCGGCCGCTCCTTCTACACCGGCGGCGGCCACACCAAGGAGTCCTTCGCCGAACCCGCATTCCGCACGCACCTGCTGGGCGGGATCCGCTGGGCCATCGGCGACGCCGAGGCCGACTGCCGCCCGGAGTCCGGCTACCGGCCGCTCTTCGACGGCACACCCGCCTCGCTGGACGACTGGCGGCAGGCGGGCCCGGGCTCCTTCACCCTCTCCGACGACGGCACGCTGACGTCGTCGGGCGGCATGGGCATGCTCTGGTACGCCACGTCGGGCTTCTCCTCGTACTCACTGAAGCTCGACTGGAAGATGGCCGGTGACGACAACTCCGGTGTGTTCGTGGGCTTCCCGCCCTCGGACGACCCGTGGTCGGCCGTCAACAACGGCTACGAGATCCAGATCGACGCGACCGACGCCGCCGACCGCACCACCGGCGCGGTGTACGGCTTCAAGTCCGCCGATCTCAACAAACGCGACCGTGCGCTGAACCCGCCGGGGGAGTGGAACACGTACGAGATCCGCGTGGAGGGCGAGCGCCTCCGCGTCTGGCTCAACGGCGTGCAGATCAACGATTTCCGCAACACCGACCCGGCCCGGAGCCTCGTCGACGGACACATCGGCATCCAGAACCACGGAGCCGAGGACAAGGTGTCCTTCCGCGATATCCGGATCAAGGAATTGCCCGCGAAGGTCTCGCAGGGCGACTGA
- a CDS encoding inositol-3-phosphate synthase: MSVSRSEPRVGVWLIGARGSVATTVVAGCAAVTAGLHPPTGMVTETPPFADSGLSALSCLVFGGHDTLDCPLPKRAEALAAGGVLPPGLTSAVTAELAAADREIRPGGPLAGDTRDAEQLISTFAADIQDFIRRHGLARAVVVNVASTEPAPTGGALPPSSLYAAAALRAGCPYVNFTPSTGLHHPALASQARSSGLPYAGRDGKTGQTLLRSVLGPMFAQRALTVRAWSGTNLLGGGDGAALADPAAAAAKNAGKERVLADTLGTTPQGETHIDEVPTLGDWKTAWDHIAFDGFLGTRMILQTTWQGCDSALAAPLVLDLARLTARAHESGLSGPLDALAFYFKDPVGDAPSGLAEQYEALIGFARNLRETGPREGAGLRQGAGEGREHGSAEQSKGTEDLR, translated from the coding sequence ATGTCAGTGTCCCGTTCCGAGCCCCGCGTGGGGGTGTGGCTGATCGGAGCGCGCGGCTCCGTCGCCACCACCGTCGTGGCGGGCTGCGCCGCCGTCACCGCGGGTCTGCATCCGCCGACGGGCATGGTGACCGAGACGCCCCCCTTCGCCGACAGCGGCCTGTCGGCCCTGTCCTGCCTCGTCTTCGGCGGACACGACACACTGGACTGCCCCCTGCCCAAACGCGCCGAGGCGCTGGCTGCCGGGGGAGTGCTGCCACCGGGCCTCACATCCGCCGTCACCGCCGAACTGGCCGCCGCCGACCGCGAGATCAGGCCCGGCGGCCCCCTCGCCGGCGACACCCGCGACGCGGAGCAACTGATCTCCACCTTCGCCGCCGACATCCAGGACTTCATACGGCGACACGGCCTGGCCCGCGCGGTGGTCGTCAACGTGGCCTCCACGGAACCCGCGCCCACCGGCGGCGCCCTCCCGCCCAGCTCCCTGTACGCGGCGGCAGCCCTGCGCGCCGGCTGCCCCTACGTGAACTTCACTCCCTCGACCGGCCTCCACCACCCCGCGCTGGCCTCGCAGGCACGGTCGTCCGGTCTCCCGTACGCGGGCCGCGACGGCAAGACCGGCCAGACCCTGCTGCGTTCAGTGCTGGGCCCGATGTTCGCCCAGCGGGCCCTGACCGTCCGCGCCTGGTCCGGAACGAACCTGCTCGGCGGCGGGGACGGCGCCGCCCTGGCCGACCCGGCCGCCGCGGCGGCCAAGAACGCCGGCAAGGAACGGGTCCTCGCCGACACCCTCGGCACCACCCCCCAGGGCGAGACCCACATCGACGAGGTCCCCACCCTGGGCGACTGGAAGACCGCCTGGGACCACATCGCCTTCGACGGCTTCCTCGGCACCCGCATGATCCTCCAGACCACCTGGCAGGGCTGCGACTCCGCCCTGGCCGCACCCCTCGTCCTCGACCTCGCCCGTCTGACCGCCCGCGCCCACGAATCGGGCCTGTCCGGCCCGCTCGACGCCCTCGCCTTCTACTTCAAGGACCCCGTGGGCGACGCGCCCTCGGGCCTGGCCGAGCAGTACGAGGCACTGATCGGCTTCGCCCGGAACCTTCGGGAAACGGGGCCGAGGGAGGGCGCGGGTCTCCGGCAAGGCGCCGGAGAGGGCCGCGAGCACGGTTCGGCGGAACAGAGCAAGGGGACGGAGGACCTCCGGTGA
- a CDS encoding UbiA family prenyltransferase yields MRLPALFSVPGDALAGTAAAGTPPNARTLLAIGSSLCLYEAGMALNDWADREVDAVERPHRPLPSGRIRPTAALTAACALTGAGLALAARAGRPALAVAAPLAATVWAYDLTLKHTPAGPVAMGAARALDLLLGAAAGTGRIRRALPSAALLGTHTLAVTTVSRQEARGGSPLAPLSALATTALLTRLVTHRPASLPEDRREAAAHLLPGPLSARPRPPEPGRQPAAHLTTVLAAVYAATTARPYVHAALNPSPPLTQRAVGAGIRATIPLQATLTARSQGTAAALLIAALAPLAARFARKVSVT; encoded by the coding sequence CTGCGTCTGCCGGCCCTGTTCAGCGTGCCCGGCGACGCTCTCGCCGGCACGGCCGCGGCCGGCACACCGCCCAACGCCCGCACCCTGCTCGCCATCGGCTCCTCCCTCTGCCTGTACGAGGCCGGCATGGCCCTCAACGACTGGGCGGACCGCGAGGTGGACGCCGTCGAACGCCCCCACCGCCCCTTGCCCTCCGGCCGCATCCGTCCCACCGCCGCGCTCACGGCTGCCTGCGCCCTCACCGGAGCAGGACTGGCCCTGGCCGCCCGCGCCGGCCGCCCGGCTCTGGCCGTCGCCGCGCCCCTGGCGGCGACCGTCTGGGCGTACGACCTCACCCTGAAGCACACACCGGCCGGGCCCGTGGCCATGGGCGCGGCTCGTGCACTGGACCTGCTCCTGGGAGCCGCGGCCGGCACCGGCCGTATCCGCCGGGCACTGCCCTCCGCCGCCCTCCTGGGCACTCACACCCTGGCCGTCACGACGGTCTCCCGCCAGGAGGCTCGGGGCGGCTCACCCCTGGCTCCCCTGTCGGCACTCGCGACGACGGCCCTGCTGACCCGCCTGGTCACGCACCGTCCCGCGAGTCTCCCGGAAGACCGCCGGGAAGCAGCCGCCCACCTCCTGCCGGGCCCGCTATCCGCCCGTCCCCGACCACCTGAGCCGGGCCGACAGCCCGCGGCACACCTCACCACCGTCCTCGCAGCCGTCTACGCCGCGACCACCGCACGCCCCTACGTCCACGCCGCTCTCAACCCCTCACCTCCCCTCACCCAACGAGCAGTCGGCGCCGGCATCCGCGCCACGATCCCCCTCCAGGCCACCCTGACCGCCCGCTCCCAGGGCACGGCCGCCGCCCTCCTCATCGCGGCCCTCGCTCCACTCGCAGCGAGATTCGCAAGGAAGGTGAGCGTCACATGA
- a CDS encoding sugar phosphate isomerase/epimerase family protein yields the protein MSPDARASGGRAAPTGSALPSLRFGYGTNGLADLRLDDALSLLADLGYDGVGLTLDHMHLDPLAPGLAARTRRIAHRLHALGLGVTVETGARYVLDPRRKHGPSLLDPDPGDRARRADLLLRAVRVAADLGAHAVHCFSGIVPEGTDTDTAWKRLAETLTPVLDAAASAGVPLAVEPEPGHLLATLADFHHLRRILGDPEPLGLTLDIGHCQCLEPLPPADCVRAAAPWLRHVQIEDMRRGVHEHLPFGDGEIDFPPVLAALAATGYQGLTVVELPRHSHAGPHHAEHSLPFLRHAEQTAATASPHPAPDLQQAAPPHGAPSTAPEGSSTP from the coding sequence ATGAGCCCCGATGCCCGAGCCTCCGGCGGCCGAGCCGCGCCGACCGGGTCGGCCCTCCCTTCCCTCCGCTTCGGCTACGGCACGAACGGCCTTGCTGATCTCCGGCTGGACGACGCGCTCTCCCTGCTCGCCGACCTCGGATACGACGGCGTCGGCCTGACCCTCGACCACATGCACCTCGACCCGCTCGCCCCCGGCCTCGCCGCCCGCACTCGCCGGATCGCGCACCGGCTCCACGCGCTCGGACTGGGTGTCACCGTGGAGACGGGCGCCCGCTATGTGCTCGACCCGCGCCGCAAACACGGCCCGTCCCTGCTGGACCCGGACCCCGGTGACCGGGCCCGCCGTGCCGACCTCCTCCTCCGGGCCGTGCGGGTCGCGGCCGACCTCGGCGCCCACGCGGTCCACTGCTTCAGCGGGATCGTCCCGGAGGGCACCGACACGGACACCGCGTGGAAGCGCCTCGCCGAGACCCTCACGCCCGTCCTGGACGCCGCCGCGTCCGCCGGCGTTCCGCTCGCCGTCGAGCCCGAACCGGGTCACCTCCTGGCCACCCTGGCCGACTTCCATCACCTCCGCCGCATCCTCGGCGACCCCGAACCTCTCGGCCTCACCCTCGACATCGGCCACTGTCAGTGCCTCGAACCCCTTCCTCCCGCCGACTGTGTGCGCGCCGCCGCCCCCTGGCTGCGCCACGTCCAGATCGAGGACATGCGGCGCGGTGTCCACGAGCACCTCCCCTTCGGGGACGGGGAGATCGACTTCCCGCCGGTCCTGGCGGCCCTCGCCGCCACCGGCTACCAGGGCCTGACCGTCGTCGAACTGCCTCGCCACTCCCACGCCGGTCCCCACCACGCCGAACACTCCCTCCCGTTCCTCCGCCACGCCGAGCAGACCGCGGCCACCGCCTCGCCGCACCCCGCTCCGGACCTCCAGCAGGCCGCGCCACCCCACGGCGCTCCCTCCACCGCCCCTGAAGGGAGCAGCACCCCATGA